In the genome of Polaribacter sp. MED152, one region contains:
- a CDS encoding zinc metalloprotease gives MRKSLLGLLLATGIFVGCQDETTDISNDQQSKIDMSDFFVHTDDLEAKGPSEKDGKECYSMQVLNRQLAENKGLYKKMYDIEYATRSFIAGKKPSGAGNGNGNGGGGNDGGGDPPVSDNLGIVNIPVYVHVVYSNSNENISDAQINSQIAVLNDDFRRTNNDANNTPSAFAGVAADTEITFSLAGTFRNASTTTAWGTNNAVKSAYPPVTPETHMNIWVANIGGGILGYAQFPGGSLATDGIVVSPQYFGTTGYVAAPFDGGRTTTHEVGHYLNLRHIWGDGRCNRDDFVADTPSSDRPNYGCPTTAYHCRSNDQFMNYMDYTDDACMNMFSEGQKERMRALFASGGGRASIAGN, from the coding sequence ATGAGAAAATCATTATTAGGCTTGCTATTAGCAACAGGAATTTTTGTGGGATGTCAAGATGAAACAACAGACATTTCAAACGATCAACAATCTAAAATAGATATGAGCGACTTTTTTGTTCATACAGACGATTTAGAAGCTAAAGGACCATCAGAAAAAGATGGTAAAGAATGTTATTCTATGCAGGTTTTAAATAGACAACTTGCAGAAAATAAAGGGCTTTATAAAAAAATGTACGATATTGAATATGCTACTAGAAGTTTTATTGCTGGAAAAAAGCCATCTGGTGCTGGTAATGGAAATGGAAATGGTGGTGGAGGAAATGATGGTGGAGGAGACCCACCAGTTTCAGACAACTTAGGTATTGTAAACATTCCTGTTTATGTGCACGTTGTTTATAGTAACTCAAATGAAAATATTTCTGATGCTCAAATAAACTCCCAAATTGCAGTTTTAAATGATGATTTTAGAAGAACTAATAACGATGCAAACAATACACCAAGTGCTTTTGCAGGTGTAGCAGCAGATACAGAAATTACATTTTCATTAGCAGGAACATTTAGAAACGCAAGTACAACAACTGCTTGGGGTACTAATAATGCAGTAAAATCTGCTTATCCTCCTGTAACTCCAGAAACTCACATGAATATTTGGGTTGCAAATATTGGTGGTGGAATTTTAGGTTATGCACAATTTCCTGGAGGTAGCCTTGCTACAGATGGTATAGTAGTTTCTCCTCAGTACTTTGGAACAACTGGTTACGTTGCTGCACCTTTTGATGGAGGTAGAACTACAACTCACGAAGTTGGTCATTATCTAAACTTAAGACATATTTGGGGTGATGGAAGATGTAACAGAGATGATTTTGTTGCAGATACACCATCTTCAGACAGGCCAAATTATGGTTGTCCTACAACAGCATATCACTGTAGAAGTAATGATCAATTCATGAATTACATGGATTATACAGATGATGCTTGTATGAATATGTTTAGTGAAGGTCAAAAAGAAAGAATGAGAGCTTTATTTGCTTCAGGAGGTGGAAGAGCCTCAATTGCAGGAAACTAA
- a CDS encoding type I phosphomannose isomerase catalytic subunit, whose protein sequence is MNFYPLKFTPLYKYRIWGGEKLKTELNKEYTEENIGESWEISDVSGDETLVADGNLVGKSLRDLTNEFKGDFVGNNVYEKFGEEFPLLIKFIDAKTPLSIQVHPSNEIAKERHNSFGKNEMWYVMQADEEAELIVGFDKEINKDEYKEHLKNNTILDVMHHENVNKGDTFYIPTGRVHAIGAGVLLAEIQQTSDITYRIYDYDRVDAKTGKKRDLHNEQAIDVIDYQVHDSYKTSYELDKNKSNKLVHSPYFTTNILDVDSKIEKDYSAIDSFIIFMCVEGNATIHHENKTYSINCGETILLPAAINSINIEASNAKLLEVYY, encoded by the coding sequence ATGAATTTTTATCCTTTAAAGTTTACGCCTTTGTATAAGTACAGAATTTGGGGTGGTGAAAAACTAAAAACAGAATTAAATAAAGAGTACACAGAAGAGAATATTGGTGAATCTTGGGAAATATCAGATGTTTCTGGAGATGAAACCTTAGTTGCAGATGGTAATTTAGTAGGTAAATCGTTAAGAGATTTAACCAATGAGTTTAAAGGAGATTTTGTTGGAAACAACGTGTACGAAAAATTTGGTGAAGAGTTTCCTTTACTAATTAAGTTCATAGATGCTAAAACACCACTTTCTATTCAGGTGCATCCTAGTAATGAAATAGCAAAAGAAAGGCACAATTCATTTGGTAAAAATGAAATGTGGTATGTAATGCAAGCAGATGAGGAAGCTGAGTTAATAGTTGGTTTTGATAAAGAAATTAATAAAGATGAATACAAAGAGCATCTAAAAAACAATACAATTTTAGACGTAATGCATCATGAAAATGTAAATAAAGGAGATACTTTTTACATTCCTACAGGAAGAGTACATGCAATTGGAGCAGGAGTTTTGTTGGCAGAAATTCAGCAAACTTCAGACATTACCTATAGAATTTACGATTATGACAGAGTAGATGCTAAAACTGGTAAAAAAAGAGATTTACATAATGAGCAAGCAATAGATGTCATTGATTATCAAGTGCATGATAGTTATAAAACGTCTTATGAGTTAGATAAAAATAAATCTAACAAACTAGTGCATTCGCCATATTTTACTACAAATATTTTAGATGTAGATTCAAAAATTGAAAAAGATTATTCAGCTATAGATTCGTTTATAATTTTTATGTGTGTAGAAGGTAATGCAACTATTCATCATGAAAATAAAACATATAGTATAAATTGTGGTGAAACTATTTTGTTGCCAGCTGCAATTAACAGTATTAATATTGAGGCTTCTAACGCAAAATTATTAGAAGTGTATTATTAA
- a CDS encoding serine hydrolase gives MKILKRILLLFSISLILIIFFNYPKLNMLSGYAAKSTASSVFLAERDLDVTNATDNNFSPVNLATNTVNADKKIAISSAFGLLTRKAIYRDGLGAVLTLSKEDESATYLKPKRSIPDNKTPYPYGNAEQKDTIFNNIDYSKLDDALTYLFDEKNQTRAAIILYKDQIIAEKYADGFTKESKLLGWSMTKSITSTIFGILEHQQKINVQDKAPIAAWKNDERSKITIHNLLQMNSGLEWDENYDKISDATKMLFLERDMTKTQELKELAGQPNQSWNYSSGTTNLLSGILRKQFQSHQEYLDFWYTDLIDKIGMNSMLIETDLEGNYVGSSYAWASARDWAKLGLLYLKNGNWKGEQLFDENWVKYATEPTPSSKGWYGAQIWLNAGNRYPSVSKNMYFFSGYQGQNVFILPDEEMVIVRLGLTKNADVNTFLEKVVNSIRN, from the coding sequence ATGAAAATTTTAAAGCGAATTTTACTTTTATTCTCTATTTCTTTAATCCTTATTATTTTTTTTAACTATCCAAAATTAAATATGCTTTCTGGTTATGCTGCCAAAAGTACAGCTTCATCTGTATTTCTTGCTGAGAGAGATTTAGATGTTACTAATGCTACAGACAACAATTTTTCTCCTGTAAACTTAGCTACAAACACCGTGAATGCTGATAAGAAAATTGCCATTTCTTCTGCATTCGGACTTTTAACAAGAAAAGCAATTTATAGAGATGGTTTAGGTGCTGTACTTACACTGTCTAAAGAGGATGAATCTGCCACTTATTTAAAACCGAAAAGAAGTATTCCTGATAATAAAACGCCTTATCCTTATGGAAATGCAGAACAGAAAGACACTATTTTCAACAATATTGATTATTCAAAATTAGATGATGCTTTAACCTATTTATTTGACGAAAAAAATCAAACTAGAGCTGCTATAATTTTGTACAAAGATCAAATCATTGCAGAAAAATATGCTGATGGTTTTACAAAAGAATCTAAGTTATTAGGCTGGTCTATGACAAAAAGCATTACCAGTACCATTTTCGGAATTTTAGAGCATCAACAAAAAATAAATGTGCAAGACAAAGCACCAATAGCCGCTTGGAAAAATGATGAAAGAAGCAAAATTACCATTCATAATCTGCTACAAATGAATTCTGGTTTAGAATGGGATGAGAATTATGACAAAATTTCTGACGCCACAAAAATGCTTTTTTTAGAGAGAGATATGACTAAAACCCAAGAACTAAAAGAACTTGCAGGTCAACCAAACCAAAGCTGGAATTATTCTTCTGGAACCACCAATTTATTATCTGGTATTCTTAGAAAACAATTTCAATCTCATCAAGAATATTTAGATTTTTGGTATACAGATTTAATCGATAAAATAGGCATGAATTCTATGCTAATAGAAACTGATTTAGAAGGCAATTATGTAGGGTCTTCTTATGCTTGGGCATCAGCCAGAGATTGGGCTAAATTGGGCTTACTTTATTTAAAAAATGGAAACTGGAAAGGCGAACAACTCTTTGATGAAAATTGGGTAAAATATGCTACAGAACCTACACCAAGCTCTAAAGGTTGGTATGGTGCTCAAATTTGGCTTAATGCTGGCAATAGGTACCCAAGCGTTTCTAAGAACATGTACTTTTTTAGTGGTTACCAAGGGCAAAATGTATTTATTTTGCCAGATGAAGAAATGGTAATTGTAAGGCTAGGTTTAACCAAAAACGCAGACGTAAATACCTTTCTAGAAAAAGTTGTTAACAGCATCCGAAATTAA
- a CDS encoding aminotransferase class V-fold PLP-dependent enzyme, whose amino-acid sequence MFNVDKIREDFPILKRKVHGKPLVYFDNAATSQTPQVVIDTIVDYYSNYNANIHRGVHTLSQEATDKYEEARIKIQHHFNAKEAYEIILTAGTTHAINMVASGFESLLSKGDELIVSALEHHSNIVPWQMLCEKTGAILKVIPMTADGVLDLQTYHELLNENTKLVFCNHVSNALGTVNPIEEIIEAAHKVNAAVLIDGAQATPHIKPDVQALDVDFYVASAHKLCGPTGVGLLYGKQEWLEKLPPYQGGGEMIATVSFKKTTYAGLPHKFEAGTPNICGGIAFGAALDYMNSVGFDNIASYENDLLVYATEELLKIEGLKIYGTSAEKTAVISFNVNEIHPYDIGAILDKLGIAVRTGHHCAQPIMDYFQIPGTVRASFSFYNTKNEIDVFVNALKRAVTMLS is encoded by the coding sequence ATGTTTAATGTAGATAAGATTAGAGAAGATTTTCCAATACTAAAAAGAAAAGTACATGGTAAACCTTTAGTGTATTTTGATAATGCAGCAACTTCTCAAACACCTCAAGTTGTTATAGATACTATTGTAGATTATTACAGCAATTACAATGCAAACATTCACAGAGGTGTGCATACATTAAGCCAGGAAGCTACAGATAAATACGAAGAAGCGCGTATAAAAATTCAGCATCATTTTAATGCGAAAGAAGCTTATGAAATTATTTTAACTGCAGGTACAACACATGCCATAAATATGGTGGCTTCAGGTTTTGAGTCTTTATTGAGTAAGGGAGATGAATTAATTGTTTCTGCTTTAGAGCATCATTCTAATATTGTGCCTTGGCAAATGCTATGCGAAAAAACAGGCGCTATTTTAAAGGTAATACCAATGACTGCTGATGGTGTGTTAGATTTGCAAACCTATCATGAGTTGTTAAATGAAAATACAAAACTTGTTTTTTGTAATCATGTGTCTAATGCTTTAGGTACCGTAAATCCTATAGAAGAAATTATTGAAGCCGCACATAAAGTTAATGCTGCAGTTTTAATTGATGGTGCACAAGCTACACCTCATATTAAGCCAGATGTACAGGCTTTAGACGTAGATTTTTATGTAGCATCTGCTCATAAATTATGTGGGCCAACAGGAGTTGGTTTATTGTATGGCAAACAAGAATGGTTAGAAAAATTACCACCTTATCAAGGAGGAGGAGAAATGATTGCCACTGTTTCTTTTAAAAAAACTACCTATGCAGGTTTACCTCATAAGTTCGAGGCTGGTACTCCAAATATCTGTGGAGGAATCGCTTTTGGTGCAGCTTTAGATTACATGAATTCTGTTGGTTTTGATAATATTGCATCTTATGAAAATGATTTGTTAGTTTATGCTACAGAAGAATTACTTAAAATTGAAGGATTAAAAATCTATGGAACATCAGCAGAAAAAACTGCAGTTATTTCGTTTAATGTAAATGAGATTCATCCTTATGATATTGGAGCAATTTTAGACAAATTAGGTATTGCAGTTAGAACTGGGCATCATTGTGCACAACCTATTATGGACTACTTTCAAATACCAGGAACTGTAAGAGCATCGTTTTCTTTCTACAATACGAAAAATGAAATAGACGTTTTTGTGAACGCATTAAAAAGGGCGGTTACTATGTTGTCATAA